The Arachis ipaensis cultivar K30076 chromosome B07, Araip1.1, whole genome shotgun sequence genome includes a window with the following:
- the LOC107606284 gene encoding amino acid permease 8-like, whose amino-acid sequence MDIEEEAASNVVPATHKSVEVDDDGRSKRTGDVLTATTHIITVVIGAGVLALAWAMAQLGWIAGIGIMIACSCISILTYNFIADCYRYPDPVTGKRNYTYMQAVNSYLGGKMHVFCGLILYGKLAGVTVGYAITTSTSLVAIKKAICFHEKGHDAYCKFSNNPYMIGFGIGQIFLSQIPDFHKLTWLSTIAAITSFGYAFIGSGLSLAVLLSGKGQATSLTGVKVGAEVTEADKIWRVFSAMGNIALACSFATVVYDIMDTLKSDPPENQQMKKANVVGISMMTVLFLACGGLGYAAFGEHTPGNILTGFGFYEPFWLVALGNVFIVIHIVGAYQVMAQPFFRIVEMGANIMWPHSDFINKEHPTKLWIFKFRLNMFRLVWRTIFVVIGTIIAMAMPFFHAFLALLGAIGFWPLIVFFPIQMHIAQRNIKVASLKWYALQLLNFTCFLITVLAAIGSIREISKNISKYRIFTYKQ is encoded by the exons ATGGacattgaagaagaagcagcgtcTAACGTTGTTCCCGCCACACACAAAAGTGTCGAAGTCGATGATGATGGCAGATCCAAAAGAACCG GGGATGTATTGACGGCAACAACACACATAATAACAGTGGTAATTGGGGCAGGAGTGTTGGCACTTGCATGGGCCATGGCCCAACTTGGATGGATAGCAGGCATTGGCATTATGATTGCATGTTCATGCATCTCCATTCTCACTTACAATTTCATAGCTGATTGTTATAGATATCCTGATCCTGTTACTGGCAAGAGGAACTACACTTATATGCAAGCCGTCAACTCATAtttag GTGGGAAAATGCATGTGTTTTGTGGATTGATCCTATATGGGAAGCTGGCTGGTGTGACAGTGGGATATGCAATCACCACTTCAACAAGTTTGGT GGCTATAAAGAAAGCAATTTGCTTCCATGAAAAAGGCCACGATGCTTATTGCAAGTTTTCAAATAATCCCTACATGATTGGTTTTGGGATTGGGCAAATATTCTTGTCCCAAATTCCAGACTTCCACAAATTGACATGGCTCTCAACCATTGCTGCTATCACCTCTTTTGGTTATGCATTTATTGGAAGTGGACTTTCCCTAGCAGTGCTGCTCTCAG GAAAAGGACAAGCAACTAGTTTAACTGGAGTCAAAGTTGGAGCAGAGGTGACTGAAGCAGATAAAATTTGGAGGGTCTTTAGTGCTATGGGAAACATTGCACTTGCTTGTTCTTTTGCCACTGTTGTTTATGACATCATG GACACATTGAAATCAGATCCACCGGAGAACCAACAAATGAAGAAGGCAAATGTTGTAGGGATCAGTATGATGACAGTATTGTTCCTTGCATGTGGTGGACTTGGCTATGCTGCTTTTGGGGAACACACACCAGGCAACATCCTCACTGGCTTTGGATTCTATGAGCCCTTTTGGTTGGTTGCTCTTGGTAATGTTTTCATTGTCATTCACATTGTGGGAGCATATCAG GTGATGGCTCAACCATTTTTTCGCATAGTTGAGATGGGTGCTAACATAATGTGGCCACATTCAGATTTCATAAACAAAGAACACCCAACAAAATTGTGGATCTTCAAATTCAGGTTGAACATGTTTAGGTTAGTTTGGAGGACAATATTCGTTGTAATTGGGACAATAATTGCCATGGCCATGCCATTCTTCCACGCATTTCTTGCCCTACTTGGAGCAATTGGGTTTTGGCCACTCATTGTGTTTTTCCCCATACAAATGCACATTGCTCAGAGGAACATAAAAGTAGCTTCGTTAAAGTGGTATGCACTCCAACTTTTGAATTTCACATGCTTCCTTATTACGGTGCTTGCAGCAATTGGTTCCATTCGTGAGATCAGCAAGAATATCAGCAAATACAGGATATTCACCTATAAACAATAG